The Spirosoma radiotolerans genome has a window encoding:
- a CDS encoding COX15/CtaA family protein has protein sequence MINSNSLINKKEQRFRSLVSLTIVIIYLLILAGGIVRGTGSGMGCPDWPRCFGRWVPPTEISQLPANYQEIYGAKLKGEVLFNPVKTWIEYANRLLGVLSGFLVFATLLASLYYLHIDRIIVWGSLMAFLLIGLNGWLGSRVVATELAQYVITLHLLLAILLVFTLLFVWVRSSSSKWRVESEKTSTLRLLLAIALLLTLAQIVLGAQVRDVLDSVVKRIGYGERDSWISQLDWRFYVHRSFSLAIFAFHISIIYQLRKLNKRGQLVKLTNILIGFIVAEIGTGVIMAYLGVPAFAQPIHLVLAILIIGLQFSISLLLTPKLIATGSVNQATRLIKA, from the coding sequence ATGATCAATTCAAACAGCCTCATTAATAAAAAAGAACAGCGGTTCCGGAGCCTGGTATCCCTGACAATAGTTATCATCTATCTGCTTATTCTGGCAGGTGGCATTGTTAGAGGAACAGGCTCTGGAATGGGCTGTCCAGATTGGCCAAGATGCTTTGGCCGTTGGGTTCCTCCAACTGAAATTTCTCAGCTGCCAGCTAACTACCAAGAGATTTATGGAGCAAAATTGAAGGGTGAAGTTTTATTTAACCCCGTGAAAACCTGGATAGAATACGCCAATCGTTTGCTGGGTGTTTTGTCAGGTTTTCTTGTATTTGCTACATTGCTTGCCTCCCTCTATTACTTACATATAGACAGAATTATCGTCTGGGGGAGCTTAATGGCCTTTCTTTTAATTGGTTTAAATGGCTGGCTTGGTTCTCGTGTTGTGGCTACGGAATTAGCGCAGTATGTAATCACGCTGCATTTATTGTTAGCCATTTTGCTTGTATTTACCTTATTGTTTGTGTGGGTTCGGTCTAGCTCGAGTAAATGGAGAGTAGAAAGCGAAAAAACAAGCACACTTCGTCTATTACTCGCCATTGCGTTGCTATTAACCCTTGCGCAAATTGTATTGGGGGCGCAGGTTAGAGATGTGCTTGATAGCGTAGTAAAGCGGATAGGTTATGGAGAACGGGATAGCTGGATTAGTCAATTGGACTGGCGCTTTTATGTCCACAGATCTTTTTCGCTTGCCATATTTGCCTTCCACATTAGCATTATCTATCAGCTCCGTAAGCTTAATAAGAGAGGCCAATTAGTTAAGTTAACAAACATACTAATAGGTTTTATTGTAGCAGAGATTGGTACAGGCGTTATCATGGCCTACTTAGGCGTACCTGCTTTTGCTCAACCTATCCACTTAGTTTTAGCCATTTTAATAATTGGTCTACAATTTTCGATAAGTCTGCTTTTGACACCCAAGCTTATAGCAACAGGTAGCGTGAATCAAGCGACTCGACTAATAAAAGCATAA
- a CDS encoding cytochrome c oxidase subunit I, producing the protein MATVAANSAVVAHAAEHDHHEPQSFWRTYIFSEDHKTIAKQYLISGIVWSIIGISLSVMFRLQLGFPTMKLEFLRPILGSWINETGKLDPDFYLALVTMHGTIMVFFVLTAGLSGTFSNFLIPLQIGARDMASGFLNMLSYWFFFIASVIMFSSMFIQTGPAAGGWVIYPPLSALPQAHKGSELGMTLWLTSMALFIVSQLLGGINYITTVINLRTRGMSFSKLPLTIWAFLLTAILGLISFPVLLSAALLLIFDRSFGTSFYLSEIYIKGEALPNVGGSPILFQHLFWFLGHPEVYIVLLPALGMTSEIIATNARKPIFGYRAMIASMMGIAFLAFIVWAHHMFVTGMNPFLGSIFMFLTLIIAVPSAVKAFNYITTLWRGNIRFTPAMLFSIGLVSFFISGGITGLILGNSALDIQLHDTYFVVAHFHLVMGAASAFGLLAGVYHWFPKMFGRMMNEKLGYIHFWLTFIGIYLVFFPMHYVGIAGFPRRYYAFTSYDFTKNIFADMNAFISLAAIFTFTAQWIFVYNFVHSLIKGRKATLNPWRSNTLEWTTPIQPGHGNWPGEIPAVYRWPYDYSKPGAKDDFIPQNVPYSQTPESNLPHENELIGLEKEIEAQNLNDQFKQPH; encoded by the coding sequence ATGGCGACTGTAGCAGCTAATTCGGCGGTTGTGGCACATGCAGCTGAGCATGACCATCATGAACCGCAAAGTTTTTGGCGCACGTATATTTTTTCTGAAGACCATAAAACCATTGCTAAACAGTACTTAATTTCGGGTATTGTTTGGTCGATTATTGGAATCAGTTTGTCCGTTATGTTCCGGCTTCAGTTGGGTTTCCCAACTATGAAGCTTGAATTTCTGCGTCCTATTTTAGGTAGCTGGATTAATGAAACGGGCAAATTGGATCCTGATTTTTATCTGGCGCTGGTTACCATGCATGGTACCATCATGGTGTTCTTTGTATTAACGGCTGGTTTGAGCGGCACCTTCTCAAACTTCTTGATTCCGTTACAGATTGGTGCCCGCGACATGGCATCGGGTTTCTTAAACATGTTATCCTACTGGTTTTTCTTTATTGCCAGTGTTATCATGTTCTCATCGATGTTTATTCAAACAGGGCCTGCTGCGGGTGGCTGGGTAATTTATCCGCCTTTAAGTGCATTACCACAAGCGCACAAAGGTTCTGAGTTGGGTATGACACTTTGGTTGACGAGTATGGCACTCTTCATCGTGTCGCAGTTACTGGGTGGTATTAACTACATCACTACTGTTATCAACCTACGGACTCGGGGTATGTCATTCAGTAAGCTCCCATTAACAATTTGGGCGTTCCTACTAACGGCTATTTTGGGCTTGATTTCTTTCCCCGTGCTTCTTTCAGCGGCTTTACTGTTGATTTTCGACCGTAGCTTCGGTACAAGTTTTTACTTATCTGAAATCTACATTAAGGGTGAAGCACTTCCAAATGTAGGAGGTAGCCCAATTCTGTTCCAGCACTTGTTCTGGTTCCTTGGTCACCCTGAGGTGTATATTGTGTTATTACCAGCACTTGGAATGACTTCGGAAATCATTGCGACAAATGCTCGTAAGCCTATTTTTGGCTATCGTGCCATGATTGCCTCAATGATGGGTATTGCCTTTCTTGCCTTTATCGTTTGGGCGCACCATATGTTCGTAACTGGTATGAACCCATTCTTGGGCTCTATCTTTATGTTCTTGACGCTGATTATTGCTGTCCCATCGGCTGTTAAAGCGTTTAACTACATTACGACCTTATGGCGTGGTAACATCCGTTTTACTCCTGCGATGTTGTTCTCCATTGGTCTGGTATCGTTCTTTATCTCGGGTGGTATTACAGGTTTGATCTTGGGTAACTCAGCGCTGGATATTCAACTGCACGATACTTATTTCGTTGTGGCTCACTTCCACTTGGTGATGGGTGCTGCTTCGGCTTTTGGGCTGTTAGCGGGGGTTTACCACTGGTTCCCCAAAATGTTTGGGCGGATGATGAACGAGAAATTAGGGTACATTCACTTCTGGTTAACGTTTATCGGAATTTACCTTGTGTTCTTCCCAATGCACTACGTTGGTATTGCAGGGTTCCCTCGGCGGTATTATGCATTCACAAGCTATGATTTCACGAAGAACATCTTCGCTGACATGAATGCATTTATTAGCCTAGCGGCTATCTTCACCTTTACAGCTCAGTGGATATTTGTCTACAATTTTGTTCACAGTCTGATTAAGGGACGGAAAGCTACTTTGAATCCATGGAGATCAAACACGCTGGAATGGACTACACCAATTCAACCAGGACATGGCAACTGGCCTGGAGAGATTCCTGCAGTTTATCGCTGGCCTTATGATTATAGCAAACCAGGTGCAAAGGATGATTTCATTCCTCAAAACGTGCCTTATTCCCAAACACCAGAGTCAAATCTTCCCCACGAGAATGAACTGATTGGTTTGGAGAAAGAAATCGAGGCACAAAACTTGAATGATCAATTCAAACAGCCTCATTAA
- a CDS encoding cytochrome c oxidase subunit II, with protein sequence MVYIIAILSVIFLGLAAMVVSRMGAVVKNASGPSVEGQIGMSNRINGAMFMIFFIVGLIGAVWSFMYARQFFLPEASSPHGRRTDNLFWISMAMITVAFVITNALLFYFAWKYQHKEGRKAAYYPENHKLELIWTIVPAVIMAVMVFTGWRAWRDIMAEAPANAQVFEIVGKQFNWIVRYPGVDNNKLGSYNYKLIDNNNDTGIDYTDEASFDDFTSTSELHIPANKPVLLRIRARDVLHSVFIPHLRVKMDAVPGMPTRFWFIADKTTDEMRNITGNPDFGYEIACTEVCGQGHFSMRIRLIVEDEASWAAWCKQQKPLLTSTPELAARIPANLKAKAAKYLPADATAAPADSSTASLPKTGGVTTAVAKLR encoded by the coding sequence ATGGTTTATATAATCGCTATATTATCGGTAATCTTTTTGGGCCTGGCTGCAATGGTCGTTTCCAGAATGGGTGCCGTTGTGAAAAATGCAAGCGGGCCTTCAGTGGAAGGTCAAATAGGCATGAGCAACCGGATCAACGGAGCTATGTTCATGATCTTCTTTATTGTCGGTTTGATTGGCGCTGTCTGGTCGTTTATGTATGCGCGACAGTTTTTCCTGCCAGAAGCTTCGTCTCCCCACGGTCGGCGGACAGATAACCTGTTCTGGATCTCGATGGCTATGATTACAGTAGCGTTTGTCATCACCAATGCGCTGCTGTTTTATTTCGCCTGGAAGTATCAGCATAAAGAAGGACGGAAAGCCGCTTACTATCCAGAAAACCACAAACTGGAGTTGATCTGGACTATTGTTCCGGCTGTAATTATGGCCGTGATGGTCTTTACTGGTTGGCGTGCATGGCGTGACATTATGGCTGAAGCACCAGCGAATGCTCAGGTATTCGAAATCGTAGGAAAACAGTTCAACTGGATTGTACGCTACCCAGGTGTAGATAACAATAAACTTGGTTCGTATAACTACAAGCTGATCGACAATAATAACGATACTGGAATTGACTATACGGATGAAGCATCGTTCGATGACTTTACCTCTACATCGGAGTTACACATTCCTGCCAACAAGCCCGTCTTGTTAAGAATCCGTGCCCGTGATGTATTACACAGCGTATTTATCCCTCACTTACGGGTTAAAATGGATGCTGTACCGGGTATGCCAACGCGTTTTTGGTTCATAGCTGATAAAACGACGGATGAAATGCGAAATATCACAGGCAATCCGGATTTTGGTTATGAAATCGCTTGTACAGAAGTTTGTGGTCAAGGCCACTTCTCTATGCGCATCCGCTTGATTGTTGAAGATGAAGCGTCATGGGCAGCCTGGTGTAAGCAACAAAAGCCTTTACTAACGTCGACTCCAGAACTGGCCGCTCGTATTCCTGCTAACCTGAAAGCAAAAGCGGCTAAATACTTGCCCGCTGATGCTACGGCCGCTCCTGCGGATAGTTCAACTGCGTCACTACCAAAAACAGGCGGAGTAACAACAGCTGTTGCAAAACTTCGTTAA
- a CDS encoding c-type cytochrome, producing the protein MITKHTSVATLAVIGLLFVGTSCTDSHNDTGVVYAPQMYEPVGYEPYKQVRANPINAREHGLNMRLPAQGTVARPNYHTTFGEGANKTTDLMMYNIPADSIGIAERVLTNPIADSEKTQAEGQVLYTRYCSHCHGATGKGDGPVAAQYKGVPNYSADAYKTMNDGHIFHVITHGKGRMWPHGSQITPEDRWKIVQYVHKLQQG; encoded by the coding sequence ATGATTACTAAACATACAAGTGTAGCAACACTAGCTGTTATTGGACTGTTATTTGTGGGAACTTCCTGCACAGATAGCCATAATGACACAGGCGTTGTGTATGCACCGCAGATGTACGAACCCGTTGGTTACGAGCCGTACAAACAGGTTCGGGCTAATCCAATTAATGCCAGAGAGCATGGCCTGAATATGCGTCTTCCGGCACAGGGTACAGTAGCACGTCCAAATTACCATACAACATTTGGTGAAGGCGCAAATAAGACGACTGACCTAATGATGTATAATATTCCAGCTGATAGCATTGGAATAGCTGAACGGGTTTTAACAAACCCAATTGCCGATTCTGAAAAAACGCAGGCAGAAGGTCAGGTGTTGTACACCCGTTATTGCAGCCACTGCCACGGTGCTACCGGCAAAGGCGATGGTCCTGTTGCAGCACAGTACAAAGGTGTGCCAAACTACTCCGCCGATGCCTACAAGACTATGAATGACGGACACATTTTCCACGTCATCACACATGGTAAAGGCCGGATGTGGCCACATGGCTCGCAAATAACACCGGAAGATCGGTGGAAGATTGTTCAGTACGTTCACAAACTCCAGCAAGGATAA
- a CDS encoding DUF3341 domain-containing protein gives MSDVNGNGKFLVGIYDDDDVVLKAVKDVKEAGVRIHEVYTPFPIHGLDIALGHPRTRLGIAAFLFGLSGTLSALALTYYTEGFDWPMIVGGKDSYSPIIYVPIFFELTVLFCALGMVGTFLVSNGLGPTVKPLMYDLRTTDNKFAMAIDLSKNNIVESDIEQILKRSGAAEVNVKQF, from the coding sequence ATGTCAGACGTAAATGGTAACGGTAAGTTTTTGGTCGGCATCTATGATGATGATGATGTCGTATTGAAAGCCGTTAAAGATGTTAAGGAAGCAGGTGTTCGGATTCACGAAGTCTACACCCCATTTCCGATTCACGGATTAGATATTGCACTTGGTCATCCTCGTACTCGTCTGGGTATTGCTGCTTTCCTGTTTGGTTTAAGCGGTACGCTTTCTGCACTGGCCCTAACTTACTATACAGAAGGTTTTGACTGGCCAATGATTGTTGGTGGTAAAGATTCTTACTCACCCATTATATATGTGCCGATTTTCTTCGAATTGACTGTTCTTTTTTGCGCCTTAGGAATGGTTGGTACATTTCTGGTTTCAAATGGCTTAGGGCCAACAGTAAAGCCATTAATGTATGATTTAAGAACAACCGACAATAAGTTTGCTATGGCTATTGATTTAAGCAAAAACAATATTGTCGAAAGTGATATTGAGCAGATTCTGAAAAGATCAGGAGCTGCTGAAGTAAATGTTAAGCAGTTCTAA
- the nrfD gene encoding NrfD/PsrC family molybdoenzyme membrane anchor subunit → MSHVTSAVRTPLVTGGKTYADVTEDISRQVEGAPTREWTIAFTIAVVVLLYGAACVFWTWWEGLGVWGLNKTVGWAWDITNFVWWVGIGHAGTLISAILLLFRQKWRTAVNRAAEAMTIFAVLCAASFILMHMGRPWLAYWALPLPNTFGSLWVNFKSPLVWDVFAISTYFTVSLVFWYMGLLPDLATIRDRARSKVSRYIYGAFSLGWNGSAKSWARYEYMSLILAGLSTPLVLSVHTIVSMDFATSVIPGWHTTIFPPYFVAGAIFSGFAMVQNLVLIIRVVFKLEDYITIEHIESMNKVITLTGSIVGVAYLTEFFIAWYSGVEFEGYAFINRATGPYWWAYWAMMTCNVITPQLFWSRAIRRSIVWTFVLSVIVNIGMWFERFVIIVTSLHRDYLPSSWAMFHPTLFDISDYIFSFGFFFTLFLLFSKFLPVVNMAEVKTVIKSSSERLPVSVSGVAKGERVTNPTFNKDVE, encoded by the coding sequence ATGTCGCATGTAACATCAGCCGTTAGAACTCCCCTCGTCACCGGTGGCAAGACCTATGCCGATGTGACGGAGGATATCAGCAGACAGGTTGAGGGAGCCCCCACCCGCGAGTGGACTATTGCCTTTACCATCGCGGTAGTTGTGCTACTTTACGGGGCCGCCTGTGTATTCTGGACCTGGTGGGAAGGATTAGGTGTTTGGGGCCTGAACAAAACAGTTGGTTGGGCATGGGATATCACCAACTTCGTATGGTGGGTAGGTATCGGTCACGCCGGTACACTGATCTCCGCTATCCTTCTGTTATTCCGTCAGAAATGGAGAACGGCGGTAAACCGGGCTGCTGAGGCTATGACCATTTTCGCTGTATTATGTGCTGCCAGCTTTATCCTGATGCACATGGGCCGGCCATGGTTAGCCTACTGGGCGTTACCGTTACCTAACACTTTTGGCTCATTGTGGGTAAACTTTAAATCCCCACTTGTATGGGACGTATTTGCCATCAGTACATACTTCACTGTATCGCTGGTGTTCTGGTACATGGGTTTGTTGCCTGATTTAGCTACGATTCGTGACCGCGCTCGCAGTAAAGTATCACGGTATATTTACGGTGCCTTTTCCTTAGGTTGGAATGGTTCGGCAAAGAGTTGGGCACGATATGAATACATGAGCTTAATTTTGGCTGGTCTGTCGACTCCTCTTGTATTGTCTGTACACACCATTGTAAGTATGGACTTTGCTACGTCAGTTATTCCTGGCTGGCACACGACAATTTTCCCTCCATACTTCGTTGCGGGTGCTATCTTCTCTGGTTTCGCCATGGTGCAGAACCTGGTTCTGATTATCCGTGTGGTTTTTAAACTGGAAGATTACATTACGATTGAGCACATCGAGTCGATGAATAAAGTCATCACCTTGACGGGTTCGATTGTAGGGGTAGCCTATCTGACAGAGTTTTTCATCGCTTGGTATTCAGGTGTTGAATTTGAGGGCTACGCCTTCATCAACCGGGCAACCGGTCCGTACTGGTGGGCTTATTGGGCGATGATGACCTGTAACGTAATTACGCCACAGCTATTCTGGTCTCGGGCTATTCGTCGGAGTATAGTCTGGACATTTGTACTGTCAGTTATTGTGAACATCGGTATGTGGTTTGAGCGGTTTGTTATTATTGTAACATCCCTTCACCGCGATTACTTGCCATCAAGCTGGGCCATGTTTCACCCAACCTTGTTTGACATCAGCGATTATATTTTCTCGTTCGGTTTCTTCTTCACATTATTCCTGCTGTTCTCGAAGTTCCTGCCAGTAGTGAACATGGCCGAAGTAAAAACTGTAATAAAATCATCATCTGAGAGACTGCCTGTTTCTGTATCGGGAGTAGCTAAAGGTGAGCGCGTTACAAACCCAACGTTTAATAAAGACGTAGAATAA
- a CDS encoding TAT-variant-translocated molybdopterin oxidoreductase: MENTSKRYWKGVEELRNDATFVKNANSEFANPDLSESSKDLDGLLGGSNTQRRDFLKVMGFGMAAVSLAACETPVHKAVPYINKPEFTFPTISDYYASTYVEGGDYAAILVETREGRPIKIEGNPQSSITGGGTTARVQASLLSLYDIDKLKGAKRGETDIDWATADREIVNQLNSVASKGGAIRIVSSTILSPATKAVIADFAAKYPTVRHITYDANSVFGIVQANQASFGKAVIPSYDLSKAETIVSIGADFLGTWIAPLEFMGNYAKTRKIGAIGGGKKTMSRHYQFETGLSMSGANADYRTPIKPSQEGLVVAALYNKVAAKLGGTAISTPSVAVDNLDKAANDLAKSRGKALVLAGSNDPNVQIVVNALNSLLGSYGTTIDLNTPVNYRQGNDQQMNAFINEAKAGQVGAVLFYGANPVYDHPRGAELAEALPKIPLSVSFADRADETASLVKYITPAPHYLESWNDAEPKQGYYSLMQPAITLIYKTRQFQTSLLTWAGKPSDYQVYLKNYWRTNYFPKTSGFSSFDAFWVQSLNDGVFEPNKGQAVAGGASFTGNVAQAAAGIAQRYKPTTGMELALYESFAIGTGSMANNPWLQELPDPVSKACWDNFAAISQKTAKDMGVAQNDLVTVSANGKSIELPVLIQPGQADNTVSIAVGYGREKAGRAANGVGKNAFPFVTLTNGYVTYGSTSAKVEKASGRHEIAQTQTHDTVMGRKAVLQEARLAAYQKDSQAGRYKPKVQTSVGPTDPTDITLWNGYGKPNHSWGMVIDLNSCIGCSTCIVACNAENNIQVVGRQEVLNRREMHWMRIDRYYSSDAEAEDYSALEVASANPEVTFQPMLCQHCSNAPCETVCPVLATTHSTEGLNQMTYNRCVGTRYCANNCPYKVRRFNWFKYFDNDNYDYHFNNDLGKMVINPDVTVRSRGVIEKCSFCVQRIQETKLTAKKERRRLAPDEVQTACAQSCPTNAIVFGDMNNPESTISKLLEVEGEGRAFHVLEEINVRPQISYLTKIRNKDEEPKQNKNATQESHA; the protein is encoded by the coding sequence ATGGAAAATACATCTAAACGGTATTGGAAAGGGGTTGAGGAGTTACGCAATGACGCGACGTTTGTCAAGAACGCCAATAGCGAATTTGCTAACCCCGATCTGAGTGAATCATCGAAGGACCTGGACGGTCTGCTCGGCGGTTCAAACACCCAGCGCCGTGACTTTTTAAAAGTAATGGGCTTTGGTATGGCCGCTGTATCACTGGCTGCCTGCGAAACGCCGGTACACAAGGCTGTTCCCTATATTAATAAGCCAGAGTTTACATTCCCTACAATCTCTGATTACTACGCGTCTACCTATGTTGAGGGGGGCGATTATGCCGCAATTTTAGTAGAAACCCGCGAGGGACGGCCTATTAAAATAGAAGGTAATCCGCAGTCGAGTATTACAGGAGGTGGTACTACCGCTCGTGTTCAGGCTTCTCTTTTGTCGCTGTATGACATCGATAAACTAAAAGGAGCAAAGCGTGGTGAAACAGATATCGATTGGGCTACTGCCGATCGTGAAATTGTTAACCAGTTGAACTCGGTTGCTAGCAAAGGTGGTGCAATCCGAATAGTATCGTCAACCATTCTCAGTCCGGCTACAAAAGCGGTAATTGCTGACTTTGCGGCTAAATACCCAACCGTACGGCACATCACTTATGATGCGAACTCTGTGTTTGGCATTGTACAGGCTAATCAGGCGTCGTTTGGCAAAGCAGTCATTCCTTCCTATGACTTAAGCAAAGCGGAAACGATTGTTAGTATCGGTGCTGATTTCTTGGGAACCTGGATAGCTCCTCTCGAATTTATGGGGAACTACGCCAAAACACGTAAGATTGGTGCTATTGGTGGTGGCAAAAAAACCATGTCACGCCATTACCAGTTTGAAACAGGCTTGTCCATGTCGGGCGCTAATGCTGATTACCGGACGCCGATCAAACCTTCACAGGAAGGGCTGGTCGTCGCAGCGCTTTACAACAAAGTCGCGGCTAAACTGGGTGGTACCGCAATCAGTACGCCATCGGTGGCGGTTGATAACTTAGATAAAGCTGCTAACGATCTAGCCAAGTCACGCGGCAAGGCGTTAGTTTTAGCGGGGTCTAATGATCCAAACGTACAGATTGTTGTCAATGCGTTGAATAGCTTGTTAGGCAGCTATGGAACGACAATTGATCTGAATACCCCCGTCAATTACCGTCAGGGTAATGACCAGCAAATGAACGCCTTCATCAATGAGGCAAAAGCTGGTCAGGTTGGTGCTGTTCTGTTTTATGGTGCCAACCCAGTATACGATCATCCAAGAGGTGCTGAATTAGCCGAAGCGCTGCCAAAAATTCCGCTATCTGTGTCGTTTGCTGACCGCGCTGATGAAACGGCTTCGTTAGTCAAATACATTACGCCTGCTCCTCATTATTTAGAGTCGTGGAACGATGCTGAACCAAAGCAGGGCTATTACAGCCTCATGCAGCCAGCAATTACCCTCATCTATAAAACGCGTCAATTCCAAACAAGTCTGTTAACATGGGCTGGTAAACCAAGTGACTATCAGGTTTATCTGAAAAATTATTGGCGTACCAACTATTTCCCAAAAACATCGGGCTTTAGCTCATTTGATGCTTTTTGGGTACAGTCGTTGAATGATGGTGTATTTGAACCAAATAAAGGACAGGCTGTAGCGGGCGGTGCCTCTTTCACAGGTAATGTAGCCCAAGCGGCTGCCGGTATCGCGCAACGGTACAAGCCGACAACAGGCATGGAGCTTGCGTTGTACGAAAGCTTTGCAATTGGTACCGGGTCGATGGCCAACAACCCTTGGTTACAGGAACTACCCGATCCAGTTTCGAAAGCTTGCTGGGATAATTTCGCTGCTATTTCCCAGAAAACGGCTAAGGATATGGGTGTGGCCCAAAATGATCTGGTGACGGTTTCTGCGAATGGCAAGTCAATAGAACTACCCGTTCTGATTCAACCTGGGCAGGCAGACAACACTGTTTCCATTGCCGTTGGTTATGGCCGTGAGAAAGCGGGTCGGGCTGCTAATGGTGTTGGTAAAAATGCCTTCCCGTTCGTAACATTAACGAATGGTTATGTTACCTACGGCTCAACTAGTGCTAAAGTTGAAAAAGCAAGCGGCCGGCATGAGATTGCCCAAACGCAGACCCACGATACCGTAATGGGCCGTAAGGCTGTATTGCAGGAAGCTAGATTAGCTGCTTATCAGAAAGATTCACAAGCTGGTCGATACAAGCCAAAAGTTCAAACGTCCGTAGGGCCAACAGACCCAACAGATATCACCTTGTGGAATGGCTACGGTAAGCCAAACCACTCATGGGGTATGGTTATCGATTTGAATTCCTGCATTGGATGTAGCACTTGTATCGTAGCTTGTAACGCAGAGAATAACATTCAGGTTGTTGGCCGTCAGGAAGTACTGAATCGGCGTGAAATGCACTGGATGCGTATTGACCGCTACTATAGCAGCGATGCTGAAGCAGAAGATTACTCCGCTCTGGAAGTCGCTTCGGCTAACCCTGAAGTCACGTTTCAGCCAATGCTTTGCCAGCACTGCAGCAACGCTCCTTGCGAAACGGTTTGTCCGGTTTTAGCCACGACACACAGCACAGAAGGCTTAAACCAAATGACTTACAACCGTTGTGTAGGTACTCGTTATTGCGCTAATAACTGCCCTTACAAAGTACGGAGGTTCAACTGGTTCAAGTATTTTGACAACGATAATTACGATTATCATTTCAATAATGACCTTGGTAAAATGGTCATTAATCCTGACGTGACTGTGCGCTCACGTGGGGTGATTGAAAAATGTTCTTTCTGTGTGCAACGGATTCAGGAAACCAAGCTAACGGCGAAGAAAGAACGCCGTCGGTTAGCGCCTGATGAAGTTCAAACAGCCTGTGCTCAGTCTTGTCCGACTAATGCTATCGTTTTTGGCGATATGAACAATCCCGAAAGCACAATTTCTAAACTACTTGAAGTAGAAGGAGAAGGTCGGGCTTTCCATGTGTTGGAAGAAATTAACGTGAGACCACAAATTTCATATCTAACGAAAATTCGGAATAAAGACGAAGAACCTAAGCAGAATAAAAACGCCACTCAAGAATCACACGCTTAA